One Passer domesticus isolate bPasDom1 chromosome 29, bPasDom1.hap1, whole genome shotgun sequence DNA window includes the following coding sequences:
- the LOC135287305 gene encoding uncharacterized protein LOC135287305, producing MERRAPSQPRVAWEEDGGPQESSSPVEPYEVTMVQPLQTDAAGLAVCEEEQEAMAFIQTFVRLSCPMQDDKLQFLESIRSLCRSATNRGSLAGLECFCRRHELAEKVEALLSEEPQKQMRTELQLLAMLAITQLSSVLPELLDNTQLISSCFRSVLLLPPEEEMTGLEASLYTQTVDAMDIMLKAVVLRSGEVLQDVLEVLLTFTSSERAVVRERALQRICSLSHWLASCSTLEAGQDEDRDDACGKIQIPVLGKLFGRLILMAFEEEKTNHVALDALYALLNFICQQQRVTLPEDNAQLQAHWEDGISSSLHSPNAKDFIEAVGKYLGPSERTHIILSTITMFRYSSPCNHQVALSMLEVIGRDPDWWLMDVPKIVSHIYHTGLVTDIQVQHTLHCLLLLVADRSPGQVVTTLLQIAPRGDRNALSLWEVMFSVPQTVEKVLKELRVQLQDLKNGIFRTFPENDRLSYLALLASEDVQEEEFAPLYKTCRFLLYSANSTDREITSLLLRALITLSNREDRARKMKVLLPDLMNLLRQNCTSLVMMALMVLQNMMKCLKRTEASSIAADVARILWYHFDEEESWVRESCISSFRDLVRTVVGKEKKWMKNFVHTVLAPLILRMNDEAPKVGQASRNALLAIAELLKWKEMKHVVKTQQTWKMAECLMKKDSSRAEQYLLQSLKYLKDPQECVRDSTIRFIGTIMRHVKDQSTEVPALIVRELQALEKGGCEFICCLAAQTSLILSRLREQQSPAGSRCSLWCWHR from the exons ATGGAGAGGAGAGCCCCGAGCCAGCCCAGGGTGGCCTGGGAGGAGGACGGGGGTccccaggaaagcagctcccCAGTGGAGCCCTACGAGGTGACAatggtgcagcccctgcagacGG ATGCCGCTGGGTTAGCTGTgtgtgaggaggagcaggaagccATGGCATTCATCCAGACCTTTGTCAGGCTCTCTTGCCCG ATGCAGGATGACAAGCTGCAGTTCCTGGAGAGCATCCGCAGCCTGTGCAGGAGCGCCACAAACCGTGGCTCGTTAGCAGGCCTGGAGTGCTTCTGCCGCAGACATGAGCTGGCAGAGAAGGTCGAG GCGCTGCTGAGCGAGGAGCCCCAGAAGCAGATgcgcacagagctgcagctgcttgccATGCTGGCCATCACCCAACTGAG ctctgtgctgcccgAGCTGCTGGACAACACACAGCTGATCAGCTCCTGCTTTCGGAgtgttcttcttcttcctccagaaGAGGAAATGACGGGCCTGGAGGCTTCTCTCTACACTCAG ACCGTGGATGCCATGGACATCATGCTGAAGGCTGTGGTGCTCAGATCTGGCGAGGTGCTGCAGGACGTCTTGGAG GTGCTGCTCACCTTCACCAGCTCTGAGAGAGCCGTTGTGCGGGAGAGGGCCTTGCAGAGGATTTGCAGCCTGAGCCATTGGCTGGCCAGCTGTTCCACTCTGGAG gctggTCAAGATGAGGATAGAGATGATGCCTGTGGAAAGATCCAGATCCCAGTCCTTGGGAAGTTGTTTGGACGTCTCATCCTCATGGCATTTGAGGAAGAAAAGACCAACCATGTGGCTCTGGATGCTCTCTACGCCCTCCTCAATTTCATCTGTCAGCAGCAAC GTGTGACACTGCCAGAGGACAATGCACAGCTCCAAGCCCACTGGGAAGATGGGATCAGCTCCTCACTTCATTCTCCTAATGCCAAGGACTTCATCGAG GCTGTTGGAAAATACCTGGGACCTTCTGAGAGGACACACATCATCCTCTCAACCATTACGATGTTCCGCTACTCATCTCCCTGCAATCATCAGGTGGCTCTCAGCATGCTGGAGGTGATTGGGAGAGACCCTGACTGGTGGCTGATGGAT GTGCCAAAAATCGTGAGCCACATCTACCACACTGGGTTGGTCACGGACATCCAAGTCCAGCACACCCTCCACTGCCTGCTTCTCTTGGTGGCTGACAGGAGTCCTGGGCAGGTGGTCACAACACTGCTGCAGATCGCCCCACGAGGAGATAG GAATGCCCTCAGTTTGTGGGAGGTGATGTTCTCGGTGCCCCAGACGGTAGAGAAGGTCTTGAAGGAGCTTCGTGTCCAACTCCAGGACCTGAAGAATGGCATTTTCCGCACCTTTCCTGAAAACGACCGCCTCTCTTACTTGGCT CTGCTGGCCTCCGAAGATGTGCAAGAGGAGGAATTCGCTCCATTGTACAAAACCTGCAGGTTTCTGCTGTATTCAGCcaacagcacagacagagagataacctccctgctgctcagggccctcaTCACACTGTCCAACAGAGAGGACAGG GCGAGAAAAatgaaggtgctgctgccagaccTGATGAACCTGTTGCGGCAGAACTGCACGTCTCTGGTGATGATGGCCCTGATGGTCCTCCAGAACATGATGAAGTGCTTGAAGAGGACCGAAGCCAGTTCCATTGCTGCAGATGTGGCGAGGATACTCTGGTACCACTTTGATGAG GAGGAAAGCTGGGTGCGGGAGAGCTGCATCAGCTCCTTCAGAGACCTGGTGAGGACAGTGgtggggaaggagaagaagtGGATGAAGAACTTCGTGCACACTGTCCTGGCCCCGCTCATCCTTCGCATGAACGACGAGGCCCCCAAAGTGGGCCAG GCCTCCAGGAATGCCCTCCTTGCCATCGCAGAGCTCCTCAAGTGGAAGGAGATGAAGCATGTGGTGAAGACACAGCAGACCTGGAAGATGGCTGAGTGCTTG ATGAAAAaagacagcagcagggctgagcagtaCCTTCTTCAGAGCCTGAAGTACCTGAAGGACCCTCAGGAATGCGTGCGAGACTCGACTATCAGGTTCATTG ggaccATCATGCGGCATGTCAAGGACCAAAGCACGGAGGTGCCTGCTCTGATTGTCAGAG AACTTCAGGCCTTGGAGAAAGGTGGCTGTGAATTCATCTGTTGCCTGGCAGCTCAGACCAGCTTGATCCTgagcaggctgagggagcagcaaTCACCAGCAGGGTCCCGATGCTCTCTGTGGTGCTGGCACCGCTGA